One genomic window of Ornithorhynchus anatinus isolate Pmale09 chromosome 10, mOrnAna1.pri.v4, whole genome shotgun sequence includes the following:
- the NUDT12 gene encoding NAD-capped RNA hydrolase NUDT12 isoform X2 — protein sequence MTQRNPKQKIISQFHSLAAEGDVSKLTAILSHSPDLLNKTSENGWTALMYGARNGHPDVVQLLLEKGCDKSIVNKSRQTALDIATFWGYKHVVNLLANTKGRETPRFLPKKAEEWENYFSKTLLDRKSEKRTNSSWLLAKQSHPATIYILFSDLSPLVTLGGNNDSSQQPEVKLCQLSHADVKDYLTQPDKIILVFLGVELEMKKKALNPTHGETLTEEEDEVAWFALGIDHVSAEQFKKRHEDCYFLHPPMPALLQLKEKEAGVVAQARSVLAWHSRYSFCPTCGSATKIEEGGYKRQCLKEDCPSLIGVHNTCYPRVDPVVIMQVLHPDGNQCLLGRQKRFPPGMFTCLAGFIEPGETIEDAVRREVEEESGVKVGHVQYISCQPWPMPSSLMIGCLAVAISTEIKVDKNEIEDARWFTREQVVDVLTKGNQQMFFVPPSRAIAHQLIKHWIRMNSNL from the exons ATGACCCAAAGGAATCCTAAGCAGAAAATAATATCTCAGTTTCATAGTTTGGCAGCCGAGGGCGACGTCAGCAAGTTGACAGCAATACTCAGTCATTCTCCAGATCTCCTCAACAAAACTTCTGAAAATGGCTGGACTGCGCTAATGTACGGTGCCAGGAATGGACACCCAGATGTCGTCCAACTTTTACTAGAAAAGGG GTGTGACAAATCTATTGTTAATAAATCAAGACAGACTGCACTGGACATTGCTACATTTTGGGGGTATAAGCATGTAGTTAATTTACTGGCGAATACTAAGGGTAGGGAAACACCTCGATTCCTTCCCAAAAAAGCGGAGGAATGGGAAAATTATTTCAGCAAAACTCTCCTGGATAGAAAAAGTGAGAAAAGAACCAATTCTAGTTGGCTGTTGGCTAAACAAAGTCATCCAGCTACGATTTATATCCTTTTCTCAGATCTAAGCCCACTGGTTACACTGGGGGGAAATAACGACAGTTCCCAACAGCCAGAAGTCAAGCTCTGtcagctgagccacgctgatgtaaAAGATTATTTGACCCAGCCTGATAAGATCATCCTAGTTTTTCTTGGGGTAGAacttgaaatgaaaaaaaaggcCCTGAATCCTACCCATGGGGAAACCTTAacagaagaggaagatgaagtaGCCTGGTTTGCCCTTGGAATAGATCACGTTTCGGCTGAACAGTTTAAGAAGAGGCATGAAGATTGTTATTTCCTTCACCCTCCGATGCCTGCTCTCCTGCAACTCAAAGAGAAAGAAGCTG gagtAGTAGCACAAGCAAGATCTGTTCTTGCCTGGCACAGTCGATATAGCTTCTGTCCAACATGTGGAAGTGCCACTAAGATCGAAGAAGGTGGCTATAAAAGACAGTGTTTAAAAGAAGACTGTCCCAGTCTCATTGGAGTTCACAACACATGTTACCCAAGAGTTG ATCCGGTAGTGATCATGCAAGTGCTTCATCCAGATGGGAACCAGTGTCTCTTAGGGAGGCAGAAAAGATTCCCCCCCGGCATGTTTACCTGCCTTGCTGGATTTATCGAACCGG GGGAGACAATTGAAGATGCTGTTCGaagggaagtagaggaggagagtggggttAAAGTTGGCCACGTTCAGTATATCTCCTGTCAGCCCTGGCCGATGCCCTCCTCCTTAATGATTGGCTGCTTGGCTGTTGCGATATCTACAGAAATTAAAGTCGATAAGAATGAAATAGAGGATGCCCGTTGGTTCACTAGAGAACAG GTTGTGGATGTACTCACCAAGGGAAATCAGCAGATGTTCTTTGTGCCGCCCAGCCGAGCCATTGCCCACCAGTTAATCAAACACTGGATTCGAATGAATTCCAACCTTTGA
- the NUDT12 gene encoding NAD-capped RNA hydrolase NUDT12 isoform X1 — protein MPLVLPRPQPPLLQSSSHEPERMTQRNPKQKIISQFHSLAAEGDVSKLTAILSHSPDLLNKTSENGWTALMYGARNGHPDVVQLLLEKGCDKSIVNKSRQTALDIATFWGYKHVVNLLANTKGRETPRFLPKKAEEWENYFSKTLLDRKSEKRTNSSWLLAKQSHPATIYILFSDLSPLVTLGGNNDSSQQPEVKLCQLSHADVKDYLTQPDKIILVFLGVELEMKKKALNPTHGETLTEEEDEVAWFALGIDHVSAEQFKKRHEDCYFLHPPMPALLQLKEKEAGVVAQARSVLAWHSRYSFCPTCGSATKIEEGGYKRQCLKEDCPSLIGVHNTCYPRVDPVVIMQVLHPDGNQCLLGRQKRFPPGMFTCLAGFIEPGETIEDAVRREVEEESGVKVGHVQYISCQPWPMPSSLMIGCLAVAISTEIKVDKNEIEDARWFTREQVVDVLTKGNQQMFFVPPSRAIAHQLIKHWIRMNSNL, from the exons ATGCCCCTGGTCCTGCCCCGGCCTCAGCCCCCACTCCTCCAGAGCAGCAGCCACGAGCCCG AGAGAATGACCCAAAGGAATCCTAAGCAGAAAATAATATCTCAGTTTCATAGTTTGGCAGCCGAGGGCGACGTCAGCAAGTTGACAGCAATACTCAGTCATTCTCCAGATCTCCTCAACAAAACTTCTGAAAATGGCTGGACTGCGCTAATGTACGGTGCCAGGAATGGACACCCAGATGTCGTCCAACTTTTACTAGAAAAGGG GTGTGACAAATCTATTGTTAATAAATCAAGACAGACTGCACTGGACATTGCTACATTTTGGGGGTATAAGCATGTAGTTAATTTACTGGCGAATACTAAGGGTAGGGAAACACCTCGATTCCTTCCCAAAAAAGCGGAGGAATGGGAAAATTATTTCAGCAAAACTCTCCTGGATAGAAAAAGTGAGAAAAGAACCAATTCTAGTTGGCTGTTGGCTAAACAAAGTCATCCAGCTACGATTTATATCCTTTTCTCAGATCTAAGCCCACTGGTTACACTGGGGGGAAATAACGACAGTTCCCAACAGCCAGAAGTCAAGCTCTGtcagctgagccacgctgatgtaaAAGATTATTTGACCCAGCCTGATAAGATCATCCTAGTTTTTCTTGGGGTAGAacttgaaatgaaaaaaaaggcCCTGAATCCTACCCATGGGGAAACCTTAacagaagaggaagatgaagtaGCCTGGTTTGCCCTTGGAATAGATCACGTTTCGGCTGAACAGTTTAAGAAGAGGCATGAAGATTGTTATTTCCTTCACCCTCCGATGCCTGCTCTCCTGCAACTCAAAGAGAAAGAAGCTG gagtAGTAGCACAAGCAAGATCTGTTCTTGCCTGGCACAGTCGATATAGCTTCTGTCCAACATGTGGAAGTGCCACTAAGATCGAAGAAGGTGGCTATAAAAGACAGTGTTTAAAAGAAGACTGTCCCAGTCTCATTGGAGTTCACAACACATGTTACCCAAGAGTTG ATCCGGTAGTGATCATGCAAGTGCTTCATCCAGATGGGAACCAGTGTCTCTTAGGGAGGCAGAAAAGATTCCCCCCCGGCATGTTTACCTGCCTTGCTGGATTTATCGAACCGG GGGAGACAATTGAAGATGCTGTTCGaagggaagtagaggaggagagtggggttAAAGTTGGCCACGTTCAGTATATCTCCTGTCAGCCCTGGCCGATGCCCTCCTCCTTAATGATTGGCTGCTTGGCTGTTGCGATATCTACAGAAATTAAAGTCGATAAGAATGAAATAGAGGATGCCCGTTGGTTCACTAGAGAACAG GTTGTGGATGTACTCACCAAGGGAAATCAGCAGATGTTCTTTGTGCCGCCCAGCCGAGCCATTGCCCACCAGTTAATCAAACACTGGATTCGAATGAATTCCAACCTTTGA